A region of the Myxococcus stipitatus DSM 14675 genome:
CGCGTGGAGTAGTCACTCCCAGGTGATGTCGTAGTCCACGCGGTCGATGCCCTGCGGATGGGCCTTCGCCGTACCCTTGAGTCCCAGGACCTTGAGCGCGCCGGTGAGGATGCCCTCGTGGTACGCGGGGGGCAGCATGTCCCGCCTGACGCGAAGCGTGCCGGACTTGGGCCCCGTCGTCACATACTCGCGGGTGCCGTACGTGACGGCCGCGCTGTAGCCCATCTGCGCTCCGGAGAAGAGCTTCTGCGGGTCTCCTCGGGAGATGATGCCGAAGATGAGCATCCCGGGGCCCGTGGAGTAGCGCGTGACGTTGGACTCGCCGCACGCGTGGTACACGGCGTCCTCCGTCCCCAGGTCCTGCTCGAGCGCGTCCGCCGCGACGTAGAGCAGGTTCAGGAACTCGCGCACGGAGTAGGTGCGCAGGTCCGAGTAGTCCTTGGCCAGGTCCCCCACGCGCACCTGCTCCAGCGCGGCCAGCCCCGCCTTCTGCTGGATGAGGCTGAACACGGCCTTGAAGAACAGCCCGCGCACCGCGTCGCCGGGCTGGGTGGCCGCGAGCCTCGCGGCGAGCTCGGCCTTGTTGGACGGCATGTCTCCTCTCCTCCTCCAGCCCCTGGGATGCGAAGTGGCGTGGAGCTTAGCCTCACGGCGAAACCGGGGGCACCTCATCCAGCAGCACCGGCGCGAAGCCGGCCGCGTCGCATGACGCCAGCACGTAGCGCACGCCGGCCCGCTCTCCGGTGAAGCCCGCGGGGATGCCGGTGGAGTGCAGGTGGCCGTACACGCAGACCTTGGGCTGGAAGGCCTCGATGGGGGCGCTGAAGGCGGTGGCCTTCTCGTTGGCGTACAGCGGCGGGAAGTGCACCGCGGCCACGCGCACCAGCGGCGTGGGGCTGGCGGCCTCCTTCTTCTTCGCGTCCTCGATGGAGGTCGCCAGGCGCCGCGTCTCCCGCTCCACGTAGCCCAGCTCCAGCGGCTCATCGCCCATCTCTCCGCCGGGCATGGGGGGCGCCTCGGGCGCGGTCCACAGGCGCGTTCCCGCAATCACCCACGGCCCCATGACGGCGGCGCTGTTGTGCAGGAAGGCCTCCAGCGTGCGGAACGGCTCCAGGAGCTTGCGCAGCTTCGACGCCGAGTCTCCCCACCAGTAGTCATGGTTGCCGCGCACCAGCACCTTGCGCCCCGGCCGCGCGTCCAGCCAGGCCAGGTCGTCCATCACCTCGTGGGGGCGCGTGGCCCAGGAGATGTCTCCGGCGACGATGACCACGTCCTCCGGCCTCACCCGCTCATCCCAGGCGCGCTGGAGGGGGAGGGGGTGGTCCGTCCAGCCGAAGCGCTGCATGTCCTTCTGTCGGGTGGAGGGGAGGTGGGTGTCGCCGATTCCGAAGAGCCGCATGGGCCCCTCATAGCGGATGCCGTGGCCTCCAGGCCCCAGAACTCCACGCGGGCGGCCCACGCCCGTTTGCCTCCGGGCGGACCGTGCCTCCCGGCCCTGTTTCCGGCCGGGCGCGAAAAGATGGAAGTCACGAAAATATATGTAACGACTTTTTACGTATCACCTGTCTCGAAACACGCCACTGCGACAGGTGCGGCCATTTCCGGGGGTGGAGGCGGGTGGTTCAGTGTGGGGCTCTTCCTGATTTCAACGGGTTGAAATGTTGAGTCGGGAATTGGGGATTGAGAACCCGTTAGAGAGGTGGAGCATGGATGCACCACCTGGCCTGGAGGCCCCCAGCGAAACACGGGGAATTCCTGGTTGGCATGCATGGTGCTCAAGGCCAGTGGCTGTACCGCGCCCAATGGCGGGTGCGGAACGCAGAGCTGCTTGACCCCCCGAAGGAGCTCCATCCCCATGCACGTGTTGAGCAAGACGTTCGCGGCGACGGCCGCCGCGCTGGCGCTGTCCGCCTGCGGACCCCAGCCCCAGCAGGAGACGCCGCCCCCCGAGGCCCCTCCCGCCGCGGAAGTTCCGGCACAGACGGCGGAGGACATCGCGGCCGAGTCCCGCGACGCGGCCCGTCGCACGCCCGAGGAGCTGGACGCGCTGTTCGCCCAGGCGGCGCGCGAGTTCGATGTTCCGGTGAGCCTGCTCAAGGCCATCTCCTATGTGGAGACGCGCTTCGAGCACATCCAGGGTGAAGAGGAGTTCGAGGGCCGTCCCGCGGCGTTCGGCCTCATGGCCCTGCGCGGTGACAAGCTGACGGACGGCGCGGCGCTGGCGGGTGTGTCCGCCTCGGCGGTGCGTGACGAGCCCCTGGCCAACCTCCGCGCGGGCGCGGCGCTGCTGTCGAAGTACGCCTCGGAAGAGGGCATCGACCGCAAGGACCTGGGCGCGTGGGCCACGGCGGTGGTGAAGCTGTCGGACATCTCCGACGCGGAGGCGCAGGCCAGCTACATCCACAACGAGGTGTACTCGGCGCTGCGCGAGGGCGCGGGTGCCTTCACGCCGCGAGGCAAGGTGGCGGTGTCGCTGGAGGGCTCGAAGGTGGAGGCGAAGTTCGCCCTGCCGAAGCTCCAGGCGGGGCTGGCGGCGCTGGCTCCGGACTACGCGCCGGCCATCTGGCGTCCGTCGCCCAACTACAACGCTCGGCCCTCGGGCACGAACGTGTCGATGATCATCATCCACACGTGTGAGGGTGGCTACTCCGGGTGCTGGGGCTGGCTGACCAACTCCGCGGCGGGCGTGAGCGCGCACTACGTCGTCAACGAGAGCGGCAGCGAGGTCTCCCAGCTCGTGCGCGAGTCCGACCGCGCCTGGCACGTGGGCGCCAGCTACAGCTGCAGCCTCAACGGCAACGTGGAATGCGGCCTCAACGGCACGTCGGTGAACCACTTCTCCGTGGGCATCGAGCACGGCGGCTACGCCAGCCAGGCCTCCTTCCCCGCGGGCCAGATCGACTCGTCGGCGAAGCTGTCCTGCGACATCTCCAAGGGCCAGGGCATCACCCGCGACAGCTACCACATCGTCGCGCACGGCCGGCTCCAGCCGTCGTCCCGCACGGACCCGGGTCCCAACTGGCCGTGGAGCAGCTACATCAGCAAGATCAAGAGCTACTGCGGCGACGGCGGCGGCACGGGCACCATCGTCGTGGACAGCCACAACGCGAACAACGACTCGGCGAAGGCGCGCACGGACGTGCCCGCGTCGTGGGCGTCGGGCACCAGCGCGGGCTACTACGGCAGCGGCTACTACTACGCCTCCACGCAGCCCATCTCCGAGCCGGTGGTGTTCAACTTCTACATGCCGGCGGCGGGCACCCGGACCATCGATGCGTGGTGGGTCGCGGGCACCAACCGCTCGCCCTCCGCGCCCTTCATCATCACCCACTCGGGTGGCAACAGCACGGTGACGGTGAACCAGCAGGCCGGCGGCAGCGCGTGGAACGCGCTGGGCACGTACTCGTTCCCCGCGGGCTGGAACAAGGTGCAGCTCAGCCGCTGGGCCACCGAGGGCTACGTCGTCATGGCGGACGCCATCCGGGTGCGCTGACGTGATGAAGCGAGGCCTCGAACGGGTGCAGCGTTCCTGGCCGTGGCGGGCGCGGTGGTGTTGGACCGCGCTCGCCGTGCTCGGCGTCGGATGCTCTGGCCGGTGTGGCGGAGCGTCGGGCGCCGGGCCGCTGTCGAAGGAGGAGGCGCGCGCCATTCCGGGCGCGGTGGTCTTCCTGTCGGAGCGGGCGGGACAGAAGGATGTGTGGCAGGTGAGCCCTGACGGGACGGAGACCCAAATCACCCGAGGGCCGGAGGACGACTATCCCGGGCCGGTGTCGCCGGATGGGAAGTCGTTGCTCGTGGTGGCCGTGCGCGAGGTGGACGGGTTGCAGTTCCAGCAACTCCGCGTCCAGCCCCTGGCGGGTGGAGACGCGGTGCCGCTGCATGCGCCCCGGGCGCGGGCTCGCAACGCGGTCTGGGCACCGGATGGCTCGTGGCTGTCGGCGGAGTCGGATGCCCAGGGCTTCAGCGACGTGGTGCGCCTGGAGCCTCGCGCGGACGTGCCGGAGGTGCGGCTGACGCAGGTGAAGGAAGGGTGCTTCGAGCCCGCCATCTCCCCCGACGGCCAGGAAGTGGCCTTCGTGTGCAGCCGCGAGGGAGACCCTGAAATCTACGTGGCGAAGGCGGACGGCACGAACGAGCGACGGCTCACCGCGTTCCATCGCGAGGACCGTGCTCCGGTGTGGAGTCCGGATGGGAAGTGGATTGTCTTCGTCAGCGACCGGGAGAATCGGGAGCGGCTGTATCTGATTCGGCCGGATGGCTCGGACCTGCGCGCGGTGTCTGGAGAGTCCTTCTCCGGCGATGAGCGCGAGCCCGCCTTCAGTCCGGACGGGAAGCACCTCGTGTACGTGAGCCGGGAGCCGGAGGCGCGCGCGCGGCTGTGGCGTGTGCCGGTGGAGGGCGGTGTGCCGGTGGCGCTGACGGAAGGGCAGCGGCGCGACGACATGCCGGCCTGGAGTCCGGACGGGAAGTACCTGGCCTTCGTGTCGGAGCGCGAGGGCAACACGGACGTGTACCTCATGCGCGCCGACGGCAGTGGCCAGACGCGGCTCACCACCGCGAAGGAGCCGGACTGGTTGCCGCGCTGGGTGGCGCGTCGCTAGCGAGGATGCTCGTGTGAGCGGACCTGTCGGCCTGGACTCCCTCCGTCGCGAGGGAGTCCGGGCGGACGTCACTCGATGGGCGGGTGGAGGCCGGGGTAGAGCGTGAGCATCAGCCCCCAGCCCGGTGCGGTGACCACGTTGCGAGGCACGGCGTTCGCTTCGCCCTCCACGCTCACCTGGAAGGACTCCACGGCGAGCCCGGTGTGGACGTAGACGAACAGCCCCTCCTCGGAGGTGCTCTCCTGGTTGACGCTGCTCAGGTCCGCTGACGGGTAGTAGATGCGGTCGGCGAGCTCGGTTCGATTCGGCACCACGCGCACGCCCGCGCGAGGCCGTCCGTTCTCATCCACCACGCGGCCCAGCGCGAAGCCCGCGTCGCGGAGGGCTCGCGCGCGGTTCTCGGTGTGGCCGAGCAGGCGCGTCTCACCGAGGGCCGTGCTGAGCGCGTCGTGGAAGGACTCGGGAAGCGCGTAGGCGCGAGTCTCGATGAGGTTCGTGCGCGGACGCGAGCCGGTGAAGGTGCTGTCGTAGATGATGCTGCTGGTCCGCAGGAGCCCGGGGCCACTCATGCCCACGGCGAGCCCCACGTTCACGTCCTTCACCCGGATGCCCGCCACGCCGAAGGCTCCCGCGTCGTCGAGCGCGCTCGTGCCGAAGGTCGCGTCCAGGTCGTTCACCGCGACGCGCAGGGGCTCCTCGATGGTGACGGAGAGTCCGCTCAGGGAGGGCTCGGACCTGCCCGTGGCGGCGAGCCAACGCGCGGCCTCCGGCAGCACGCGGGCCTGGCCGCTGACGCGGATGCTGAGGTTGTCCACGTCGACGGGCTCGGAGTCCTCGGTCCGGTAGCCAGGGTCCGGAGCGGAGTCATCGGAGCCGCAGCCCGACGACGTCAGGCCGAGCAGGACGCAGGATGCCAACAGGAGTCGGTGCTTCATGCGCGGGCAACATCGGCATGCCCCGGGTGGGTGGCAATCCACCGCCCTGTTCATCGTCCCCTGTCCGACGACTGGAGACGGAGGGCCAAGCGCAAACAGAGACACCGGACCCCTTGCGAGGCCCGGTGTCGGGAATCCATCAAGTGTGGGGCGGCGACGCGCCTGCTTGCTCAGTCCACGTCGCCCAGGGGAGCTCGTGAGAGGGACGGCCTCACGGACTCAGCGCCAGCCGCCGCGGTCGTTGCCCTGCGAGCTGGACTTGCCGCCACCACCGCCCGAGCTGCCACTGGACCCTCGGCCTCCGCCGTTGCCCCAGCCCCCACCGCTGCTGTTGCCGCCACTGTTCCCACTGCTGTTGCCGCTGCTGCCGCGCCCGCCGCCACTGCCCCAGCCTCCGCCGCTGCTGTTGCCGCCACTGTTCCCACTGCTGTTGCCGCTGCTGCCGCGCCCGCCGCCATTGCCCCAGCCGCCGCCGCTGCTGTTCCCACCACTGTTGCCGCCGCTGCTGTTCCCACTGCTGTTGCCGCTGCTGCCGCGCCCACCGCCGTTGCCCCAGCCCCCGCCGCTGCTGTTGCCCCGGTCGTTGTCGTTGTCGCGCTCACCGCGCCCGTAGCCACCGCCGTTGGAGTTGCCTCCGTTACCGCCCGCGCTGCCCCAGCCACCGCCGTTGGAGTTGCCTCCGTTGCTGCCGCCATTGTTGTTGCCGTACCCGCGTCCCGGCCTGTCGGAGCCACGGTCGTCATCGTCATCCCGGTCACGCCGCGAGCCGCCCTGATTGCCTCGGCCATAGCCGCCGTTGCCCCAGCCGCCGTTGTCGTCATCGCGGGAGCCGCCGCGAGGAGGCTGCGTGCCCCAGCCCGTGCCGGACGGAGGAGGGCGGTTCGTCGGGCGGTCATCGTCACGCGAGACATGGCGACGCGACGGCTGCTGCGAGCGGCCCCGGGAGTAGCCATAGCCCGCGGAAGCGCCATGGGTCCGGTCGAACACGTACCCGCGGCTGCGCTCCCAGCGATACGCCCGGCCGGAGCTCGGGTAGTAGTCGTGCGAGTGACGCCCGTGCTGGTGACACGAGGAGCCGTGCGGGTCCAGGTGGAAGTCCCAGTACCAGACCAGCGTGGGGCCTCGGTAGTAATACACGTCGTCGGTGTAGGTGTAGTACGTCGTCGACGGGCGGTAGCCGTGCGAGTGGACGTGGGTGTACGGGCACCAGCCGCCACCGTCATCATCGGGAACGGGGTGGTCACCCGAGTAGCTGTAGTCCACCACCACGCTGCCGCCGCCGTGCCGGGCGGGGCCATGGTAGTGGGCGTAGCAACCCGTCCCCATCATCAGGGCGAGAGGGATGGCGAGTGCGAGCAGTCGGCGCATGTGACGAGTCTCCCGTGCGAAGGGCACCATCAGCCAGTCCCACTTCGCGACCACGGGCCCTCTGACGCCTGGCCGGGAAGAAAATTCACCCCGGAGCTTCTTGCCTGGCTGCCCGCTGTTTAGGGGACTGTGCCCTGGTGGACAGCGCACGGGATGGTGTAGGTGCGCCAGAGGCGCGACGCGGAGGCCGGGGCAAGCCGGACCCGTCGCGCGAGGAGAGGGCACCTTCATGGAGTCGAATGCTGGTTGGGGGAGAGGGGCCATGTGCCCGCTTCATCCGGAGAACCTCGCGCAGCGGACCTGTACGCGCTGCGGCAATTTCATGTGCGACCTCTGCGGAGAGCACGGCACCCAGTCTCAGTGCCCCTCCTGCCGGAAGAGAGAGGGCCGGACCTTCCCCCTGGACCGCGACAACTGGACCATCAGCGGCCTCTTCGAGGTGGCCTGGGAGGCCTTCAAGCGCGAGTGGGTGATGTTGACCGTCTGCTCGCTGTTGTTCCTGATGGGCATCGCGGTCGGCGGCGCCATCTCCGAAGTGATGAAGCTCATCGGCGAGAAGATGGGCGGCGCCGCGAGTGTCGTGTTCATCCTGATGGGCACGGTGCTCTCGTGGGTGGTGCAGGGCGTCGCCATCATGGGGATGATGCGTGTCTGCCTGGATGTGATTCAGGGACAGCGCGCGGACGTGGGGCGCCTGTTCAGCCAGGTCAGCAAGGTGGGGACCTACGTCGTCAGCAACCTGCTGGCGGTCGCCATCTTCCTCCCCGTCATCCTGCTGTGCATGGCGGTGATGGCCGGAGCCTTGGTGGCCGTGGCGGGCATCAGCCTGACGGACCTGAGCTCGGTGAGTGACTTCAAGCAGCTCATGGAGATGACCCAGGCCACCGTGCTGCTCGCGGCGGTGGGGCTCTGCATCCTCATCATCGCCATCCCGAGCATCTGGATGGGCATGCCGCTGGCCCTCGTCTCCGTCGCGCTCGCGGACACAGACAACCCCAACGTCATGGACGTCATCCGCAAGTGCTTCGGCTATGCGAAGGGGCAGCGCCTGTCGATGTTCGGGGTCGCCTTCCTGGCCACCCTCATCCTCATCGTGAGCTTCCTCCTGTGCTGCCTGCCCATGATTCCCGCCATGGGGTTCTTCTACGTGCTCTTCGCCGGCCTCTACCTGTCGCTCAGCCGGGGCGAGCAGCGGGAGTCCTGACGTCTCGTCTCACCGCGGCGCCCGTGAAGTCAGGCGGGCGCCGGGGCGGGGT
Encoded here:
- a CDS encoding TIGR02265 family protein; its protein translation is MPSNKAELAARLAATQPGDAVRGLFFKAVFSLIQQKAGLAALEQVRVGDLAKDYSDLRTYSVREFLNLLYVAADALEQDLGTEDAVYHACGESNVTRYSTGPGMLIFGIISRGDPQKLFSGAQMGYSAAVTYGTREYVTTGPKSGTLRVRRDMLPPAYHEGILTGALKVLGLKGTAKAHPQGIDRVDYDITWE
- a CDS encoding metallophosphoesterase, translated to MRLFGIGDTHLPSTRQKDMQRFGWTDHPLPLQRAWDERVRPEDVVIVAGDISWATRPHEVMDDLAWLDARPGRKVLVRGNHDYWWGDSASKLRKLLEPFRTLEAFLHNSAAVMGPWVIAGTRLWTAPEAPPMPGGEMGDEPLELGYVERETRRLATSIEDAKKKEAASPTPLVRVAAVHFPPLYANEKATAFSAPIEAFQPKVCVYGHLHSTGIPAGFTGERAGVRYVLASCDAAGFAPVLLDEVPPVSP
- a CDS encoding N-acetylmuramoyl-L-alanine amidase, whose protein sequence is MHVLSKTFAATAAALALSACGPQPQQETPPPEAPPAAEVPAQTAEDIAAESRDAARRTPEELDALFAQAAREFDVPVSLLKAISYVETRFEHIQGEEEFEGRPAAFGLMALRGDKLTDGAALAGVSASAVRDEPLANLRAGAALLSKYASEEGIDRKDLGAWATAVVKLSDISDAEAQASYIHNEVYSALREGAGAFTPRGKVAVSLEGSKVEAKFALPKLQAGLAALAPDYAPAIWRPSPNYNARPSGTNVSMIIIHTCEGGYSGCWGWLTNSAAGVSAHYVVNESGSEVSQLVRESDRAWHVGASYSCSLNGNVECGLNGTSVNHFSVGIEHGGYASQASFPAGQIDSSAKLSCDISKGQGITRDSYHIVAHGRLQPSSRTDPGPNWPWSSYISKIKSYCGDGGGTGTIVVDSHNANNDSAKARTDVPASWASGTSAGYYGSGYYYASTQPISEPVVFNFYMPAAGTRTIDAWWVAGTNRSPSAPFIITHSGGNSTVTVNQQAGGSAWNALGTYSFPAGWNKVQLSRWATEGYVVMADAIRVR
- a CDS encoding TolB family protein, translating into MLGVGCSGRCGGASGAGPLSKEEARAIPGAVVFLSERAGQKDVWQVSPDGTETQITRGPEDDYPGPVSPDGKSLLVVAVREVDGLQFQQLRVQPLAGGDAVPLHAPRARARNAVWAPDGSWLSAESDAQGFSDVVRLEPRADVPEVRLTQVKEGCFEPAISPDGQEVAFVCSREGDPEIYVAKADGTNERRLTAFHREDRAPVWSPDGKWIVFVSDRENRERLYLIRPDGSDLRAVSGESFSGDEREPAFSPDGKHLVYVSREPEARARLWRVPVEGGVPVALTEGQRRDDMPAWSPDGKYLAFVSEREGNTDVYLMRADGSGQTRLTTAKEPDWLPRWVARR